A stretch of the Methanomicrobia archaeon genome encodes the following:
- the aroC gene encoding chorismate synthase, which produces MSGNSFGTLFRVTTWGESHGEALGVVVDGCPSGLELSEEDIQHELDRRRPGVSAITTERQEADVVKILSGVFDGKTLGTPISLLVWNKDVDSSPYEPLKHIARPGQADFSYHQKYGIRDHRGGGRASGRETVARVAAGAIAKKILRGYGIQLIGHVVEIGGIRARAVNVEEITRNAESNAVRCADPEAAQSMEALIKAAKEEGDSVGGIVEVRALGVPAGLGEPVFDKLDAELAKALMSLGAVKGVELGAGFGAAKLKGCEMNDEFYMEEGRIRTRTNRAGGVLGGISTGEPIICRLAVKPTPSIAKPQRSVDMQKMEDVEIRITGRHDPCICPRLVPVAEAMVALVLVDSLLRAGRG; this is translated from the coding sequence ATGTCAGGCAATTCTTTTGGAACGCTATTTCGGGTGACCACCTGGGGAGAATCGCACGGTGAAGCGCTGGGTGTAGTGGTCGATGGCTGCCCTTCCGGACTCGAGCTCTCGGAAGAGGACATACAGCACGAGTTGGACCGCAGAAGACCCGGCGTAAGCGCCATAACAACGGAACGGCAGGAAGCCGATGTGGTGAAGATATTATCCGGCGTCTTTGACGGCAAAACGCTTGGCACGCCTATTTCTCTGCTCGTATGGAATAAGGATGTCGATTCAAGCCCTTACGAGCCTCTGAAGCATATCGCAAGACCCGGTCAGGCGGATTTCTCGTACCATCAGAAGTACGGGATTCGAGACCATAGAGGTGGTGGAAGAGCGTCTGGACGCGAGACCGTCGCGCGCGTGGCCGCTGGTGCAATCGCAAAGAAGATCTTACGGGGTTATGGTATTCAACTTATCGGACACGTCGTGGAAATTGGCGGTATACGAGCGCGAGCAGTGAACGTAGAGGAGATAACGAGGAATGCAGAGAGTAATGCCGTACGCTGTGCCGATCCTGAAGCCGCGCAGAGCATGGAAGCGCTAATAAAAGCGGCAAAGGAAGAAGGAGATAGCGTCGGCGGCATTGTAGAGGTGCGTGCACTCGGCGTTCCCGCGGGGTTAGGCGAGCCGGTCTTCGATAAGCTGGATGCAGAACTCGCGAAAGCTCTGATGAGTCTCGGCGCGGTGAAAGGCGTGGAACTAGGCGCTGGTTTTGGGGCTGCAAAGCTAAAAGGCTGCGAGATGAACGATGAGTTTTACATGGAAGAAGGCCGGATACGAACGAGAACGAACCGTGCAGGTGGAGTGTTGGGCGGCATTTCAACGGGCGAGCCCATCATTTGCAGACTAGCAGTGAAGCCCACGCCGTCTATTGCAAAGCCGCAGCGAAGTGTTGATATGCAGAAGATGGAAGACGTGGAAATAAGGATAACGGGCAGGCA